Proteins encoded within one genomic window of Couchioplanes caeruleus:
- a CDS encoding DUF7144 family membrane protein, whose product MSTQGPTADAPYAGVEHSEASGWVAAVLLGGVMLVLLGAVHAGTGLVALLRPEVLAGGRADLLLPVGLTALAWCHLVIGAVAVTAGVGLVRGLRWARVTAILLAGAAALVNFAFLAIYPVWAVTAITMTVIVIYAVAAHGAEVAGAYGRS is encoded by the coding sequence ATGTCAACGCAGGGTCCGACGGCGGATGCGCCGTACGCCGGGGTGGAGCACAGCGAGGCGTCGGGATGGGTCGCGGCGGTGCTGCTCGGCGGGGTCATGCTCGTCCTGCTCGGCGCGGTGCACGCCGGCACCGGCCTCGTCGCCCTGCTGCGCCCCGAGGTGCTGGCCGGCGGTCGCGCGGACCTGTTGCTGCCCGTGGGGTTGACGGCGCTGGCCTGGTGCCACTTGGTGATCGGTGCCGTCGCCGTGACGGCGGGCGTGGGGCTGGTGCGCGGGCTTCGCTGGGCGCGCGTCACCGCGATCCTGCTGGCGGGCGCCGCCGCGCTGGTGAACTTCGCCTTCCTGGCCATCTACCCGGTGTGGGCCGTCACGGCCATCACCATGACCGTCATCGTCATCTACGCGGTGGCCGCGCACGGGGCCGAGGTCGCCGGCGCGTACGGCCGTTCGTGA
- a CDS encoding DUF1269 domain-containing protein produces the protein MATLVAIGYPDETTATAASLEAQRLANDLIIQPDAIAAIIRDSEGKFHVTTNHHAVKGGATWGMFWGLLFGILFFIPFLGMAVGAGLGALMGKMTKGAINKEFQSQVRDMLQPGTSALFLVVEHVTPDKAVEGLARFGGTVLKSSLPKETEAELQKALHGEEATASAQ, from the coding sequence ATGGCAACACTCGTCGCCATCGGCTACCCGGACGAGACCACCGCGACGGCCGCGTCACTCGAGGCACAGCGGCTCGCCAACGACCTCATCATCCAGCCCGACGCCATCGCGGCGATCATCCGCGACAGCGAGGGCAAGTTCCACGTCACCACCAATCATCATGCGGTGAAGGGCGGCGCCACCTGGGGAATGTTCTGGGGCCTCCTGTTCGGCATCCTGTTCTTCATCCCGTTCCTCGGCATGGCCGTCGGCGCCGGCCTGGGTGCCCTGATGGGCAAGATGACCAAGGGTGCGATCAACAAGGAGTTCCAGTCCCAGGTACGCGACATGCTGCAACCCGGCACGTCGGCGTTGTTCCTCGTGGTCGAGCACGTCACGCCCGACAAGGCCGTGGAGGGACTGGCCCGCTTCGGCGGCACGGTGCTCAAGTCTTCGCTGCCCAAGGAGACCGAGGCCGAGCTGCAGAAGGCGCTGCACGGCGAGGAGGCCACCGCGTCCGCCCAGTAG